ATCCGGGAGTCTTCTGCGGTAAGGGGCTCGCAATCGGCATGGTTGGTTCCAAACAGGCGGTATATTTGGAACTGTCTTCCTGTTTTAAAGTCCTGCAGGTATGCCGTGCTGCCTCTGGGGAACAGCTCGTCCACCTCTGACCAGTCGACCGGTTCCACGGTTATCGACCGCTTTTCTTTCCCGGAGGAAGGTACGGCCGGGCGGGAAGCGGAACCTCTGCTTACCGGCTGGTAGGCGGCTGATGTGCCGGGTATAACCAGCACTTGCCCGACCTGCAGCATATCGGACTCCAGGCCGTTAGCTTCTTTAATCGCTTCTACGGTGGTTCCGGTTTTGCTGGCAATCAACCAGAGGCAGTCTCCGCTGGTTACGGTGTAACAGGCCGTTGCGCTGTTGCTGCCGTAATTGTCTTGAGCGGAAGACGGCTCCCCAGGAATGATCAGGTTTTGCCCTACTTGAATAAAATCAGAGTTCAGGCCGTTTAACTCTTTTAGGGTTTCCACGGTGGTTCCGTACCTGCCGGCAATCAGCCAGAGGCAGTCCCCCTCGGCTACTGTGTAGGTAAACGAGCCGGCTGCAGCGGCGGTCCCGGGAAAGCAAGCGCTGAAAGATGCGGCTGAAATCAGCGCGCTTAACATTAACCTGAAGAAAAATTTTTTTAAGTTCATTATTCGCCCCCTTTGAAAAAATGATGAAGTATTGACTTATTACCTGCTTTTCTTTTTGGCCGGTTTCAGGCAGGTGTTTACAAAAAAAGCGTTATTACATCAACTTTCTACATGTTTTTGCTTTTTCCTCCCACCTGCCCAAAAAATAGACAATACTTCCATCTGTCCGGTCTATTTTCCGGGATTTTCTGGTGTCGGGAGGGACCGGTTTAAATAGTCAGCAAGACGGGTTTTGTATTGGATCTAAAAAAGGAGGAAAGCTGCTGTGTCTGGTCACTCAAAATGGTCGACGATAAAAAGAAAAAAAGCAAAGGTCGACGCCCAGCGGGGGAAAATCTTCACCCGCCTGGCGAGGGAAATTATCGTTGCAGCGCGCCAGGGTGGCGGAGATCCGGAAAGCAATGTGCGCCTTAAGGCTGCTATTCAAAGGGCCAAGGAAGCCAACGTGCCCAACGAAAACATCATGCGCGCCATTCAGAAGGGAACCGGTGAACTGGGGGGGGCAAATTACGAAGAGATAATTTATGAGGGCTATGG
The window above is part of the Pelotomaculum thermopropionicum SI genome. Proteins encoded here:
- a CDS encoding hypothetical protein (containing LytE (COG1388), FOG: LysM repeat) translates to MNLKKFFFRLMLSALISAASFSACFPGTAAAAGSFTYTVAEGDCLWLIAGRYGTTVETLKELNGLNSDFIQVGQNLIIPGEPSSAQDNYGSNSATACYTVTSGDCLWLIASKTGTTVEAIKEANGLESDMLQVGQVLVIPGTSAAYQPVSRGSASRPAVPSSGKEKRSITVEPVDWSEVDELFPRGSTAYLQDFKTGRQFQIYRLFGTNHADCEPLTAEDSRIMKEVFGGEWSWDRRPAVLLLNGRAIACSMAGMPHGTSQDIYGNDFDGHFDLHFLNSRTHETNRIDPDHQAAVRRAAGL